From a region of the Danio aesculapii chromosome 4, fDanAes4.1, whole genome shotgun sequence genome:
- the LOC130223544 gene encoding LOW QUALITY PROTEIN: soluble scavenger receptor cysteine-rich domain-containing protein SSC5D-like (The sequence of the model RefSeq protein was modified relative to this genomic sequence to represent the inferred CDS: substituted 1 base at 1 genomic stop codon), translated as MKGLSGCLYFCIISVEKIVLDVKLIMQWEKTRSLMLILLSSALILSTAVHVNIRLVNGTSPCSGRVEVLHRGQWGTVCDDFWDLKDAAVVCRELNCGEPVDALYDAHYGQGSGPVWMSYIMCTGSESTLKNCGALGWDKRNCDHSKDAGVICSGKLFXVRLVGGSRCSGRLEILHDQTWMSVCDAAFDQQDAEVVCRELDCGAPVQVLRAAAFDKGDAQMWTQEIHCRGNESQIHFCPTSPLYENNCTHEDNIGLLCTGIKNVKLVNGHSRCSGRVEVLHRGQWGTVCGMGWDLADAAVVCRELDCGEPVDALGDAQFGLGSGPILIKNSMCNGSESTLKKCGSMQSSVHDECLDKNAQVICSGLLEVLAALGG; from the exons aTGAA GGGGCTGAGTGGATGCCTCTACTTCTGTATCATCAGTGTGGAGAAGATCGTTTTGGATGTTAAGTTAATCATGCAGTGGGAGAAAACAAGAAGCCTGATGCTCATTTTACTGTCCTCTGCTCTAATTCTCAGCACTGCTG TTCATGTGAATATCAGGCTAGTGAATGGTACCAGTCCCTGTTCTGGTCGAGTGGAGGTTCTTCATAGAGGTCAGTGGGGAACGGTGTGTGATGATTTCTGGGATCTTAAAGATGCTGCAGTGGTGTGTAGAGAACTGAACTGTGGAGAACCTGTAGATGCTCTGTATGATGCTCATTACGGTCAAGGATCAGGACCAGTCTGGATGAGTTATATCATGTGTACTGGGTCAGAGTCTACACTGAAGAACTGTGGGGCATTGGGATGGGATAAACGCAACTGTGATCATTCTAAAGATGCTGGAGTCATCTGTTCAGGTAAACTATTTT AGGTCAGGCTGGTTGGAGGTTCTCGCTGCTCTGGGAGGTTGGAGATCCTTCATGATCAGACGTGGATGTCAGTGTGTGACGCTGCCTTTGACCAGCAGGATGCAGAGGTTGTGTGTAGAGAGCTGGACTGTGGGGCTCCTGTACAGGTGCTGAGAGCAGCTGCTTTTGACAAAGGAGACGCTCAGATGTGGACACAAGAGATTCACTGCAGAGGAAATGAGTCTCAGATTCACTTCTGTCCAACATCACCACTGTATGAAAACAACTGTACTCATGAGGACAACATTGGTTTGTTGTGCACTG GCATAAAGAATGTAAAACTGGTGAATGGTCACAGCCGCTGTTCTGGTAGAGTAGAAGTTCTTCATAGAGGTCAGTGGGGAACAGTGTGTGGTATGGGCTGGGATTTGGCTGATGCTGCAGTGGTGTGTAGAGAACTGGACTGTGGAGAACCTGTAGATGCTCTGGGTGATGCTCAGTTTGGCCTGGGATCAGGACCAATCTTAATAAAAAATTCAATGTGTAATGGATCAGAGTCAACACTCAAGAAATGTGGATCCATGCAATCGAGCGTTCATGATGAGTGTCTTGATAAGAATGCTCAAGTCATCTGTTCAG GCTTGTTGGAGGTTCTCGCTGCTCTGGGAGGTTAG
- the LOC130223543 gene encoding LOW QUALITY PROTEIN: deleted in malignant brain tumors 1 protein (The sequence of the model RefSeq protein was modified relative to this genomic sequence to represent the inferred CDS: inserted 1 base in 1 codon; substituted 1 base at 1 genomic stop codon), with product MPTFLCTGYTDLKLVNGSDSCSGRVELQYLSKWGTVCDACWDMRAASVLCKRLNCGIAVSVVGSDWFGEGSGEIWADVFDCDGNETKLSECSISSWSRAERSHRRDVGVICSNSSLALHEGLVRLSGESQCEGQVEVLIQQVWRKVLLDSWSLTESSVVCRQLGCGSVLNFSGSSSSSPEHSHECVMGFQCSGSEAHLGNCSSPQTLNCSXTQQLLITCLGRGSIRLVGSGGDCAGRLEVFHSGSWGTVCDDSWDIKDAHVVCRQLQCGVALSNQQVPAWFGPGSGPIWLDEVECEGNETSLWSCSSPGWGKHDCLHKEDVGVVCSGEQYTSYSVYVTSILCFLFVXDVCVLAHIPLRLRGGHNQCSGRLEVYHNAVWGSVCDDLWDIDDAQVVCRQLGCGAALRADGNSAFGAGEGVVWLNSVQCRGNELHLWDCPLSLNSTTDCSHKEHAGLTCADLSVSTTPATSASPSGPVSQTVSSTSVSSLQTCPETPPVPPVLVIVLGVVLVLLLVALLILIKQNRLMRKALADWYTGLHRAPTEAVYEEIYHRHNDLRESLISQEQRSGFGDGDSLLPERLNAGTSDYEDIAINVPIPDETDYKPEDYDDVITIGQNCAADKVDTPENYDDVIISEQCSHCESKEGQEYDDVWSITEEMRNLLDYDDVVEESDTEKEAV from the exons ATGCCAACATTTCTTTGCACAGGTTACACTGATCTCAAACTGGTAAATGGTTCAGACTCTTGTTCTGGAAGAGTGGAGCTTCAGTATCTCAGTAAATGGGGCACAGTGTGTGATGCATGCTGGGATATGAGAGCTGCCAGTGTCCTCTGTAAAAGGCTGAACTGTGGGATTGCTGTGTCTGTTGTGGGATCAGACTGGTTTGGAGAGGGAAGTGGTGAAATCTGGGCTGATGTGTTTGATTGTGACGGGAATGAAACAAAACTCTCCGAATGTTCAATCTCTTCATGGAGTCGAGCTGAACGTTCTCATAGACGAGATGTTGGAGTCATCTGCTCTA ACTCGTCTCTGGCTCTTCATGAGGGTCTGGTGCGGTTGTCTGGAGAGAGTCAGTGTGAGGGGCAGGTGGAAGTTTTGATCCAGCAGGTCTGGAGGAAGGTTCTGCTGGACTCCTGGAGTCTCACTGAATCCTCTGTGGTCTGCAGACAGCTGGGCTGTGGCTCTGTGCTCAACTTCTCGGGCTCCTCTTCATCCAGTCCTGAACACAGTCATGAGTGTGTGATGGGCTTCCAGTGCTCTGGGAGTGAAGCTCATCTGGGGAACTGCAGCTCTCCACAAACTCTCAACTGCA CCACACAACAGCTGTTGATCACCTGCCTTG GCCGCGGGTCCATCAGGCTGGTGGGTTCTGGGGGAGACTGTGCAGGGAGGCTGGAGGTTTTTCACAGCGGCTCATGGGGGACAGTGTGTGACGACTCCTGGGATATTAAAGATGCCCATGTGGTGTGCAGACAGCTGCAGTGTGGAGTGGCCCTCAGTAACCAGCAGGTACCAGCCTGGTTTGGTCCTGGTTCTGGACCCATATGGCTGGATGAGGTGGAGTGTGAGGGGAATGAGACGTCCCTGTGGAGCTGCTCTTCTCCAGGCTGGGGAAAACATGACTGTCTACACAAGGAGGATGTAGGAGTCGTCTGCTCTGGTGAACAATATACTTCATATTCAGTTTATGTAACATCCA TACTCTGCTTTCTTTTTGTCTGAGATGTGTGTGTTTTAGCTCACATTCCTCTCAGACTGCGTGGAGGGCACAACCAGTGCTCTGGGAGGCTGGAGGTGTATCATAACGCTGTGTGGGGCTCAGTCTGTGATGATCTCTGGGACATCGACGATGCTCAGGTGGTCTGCAGGCAGCTGGGTTGTGGAGCAGCACTGAGGGCTGATGGGAATTCAGCCTTTGGTGCTGGTGAAGGTGTTGTGTGGCTGAACAGTGTCCAGTGCAGAGGGAATGAGCTTCACCTGTGGGACTGTCCTCTCTCCCTGAACAGCACCACTGACTGCTCCCACAAAGAGCACGCTGGACTCACCTGTGCAG atttgtcaGTGTCCACTACTCCTGCCACATCAGCATCACCTTCTGGTCCAGTTTCTCAGACAGTGAGCTCAACATCAGTCTCTTCTTTACAAACATGTCCAGAAACTCCCCCAGTCCCCCCAGTGCTGGTGATTGTACTGGGAGTTGTGCTCGTACTGCTCTTAGTGGCACTGCTTATACTTATTAAGCAAAACAGACTCATGAGGAAAG CTCTTGCTGACTGGTACACTGGACTACACAGGGCTCCAACTGAGGCAGTTTATGAGGAAATTTACCACAGACACAATGACTTAAGAG AGAGTCTTATCTCTCAAGAACAGCGTTCTGGGTTTGGAGATGGAGATTCACTCCTACCAG AACGGCTGAATGCAGGCACGTCAGACTATGAGGACATCGCCATTAATGTACCAATACCCGATGAGACAG ACTACAAACCAGAGGACTATGATGATGTCATTACCATTGGACAAAACTGTGCTGCTGATAAAG tGGACACTCCTGAAAATTATGATGATGTCATCATTAGTGAACAGTGCTCTCATTGTGAATCGA AGGAAGGTCAGGAGTATGATGATGTATGGAGTATCACTGAAGAAATGAGAAACCTGTTGG ATTATGATGATGTGGTGGAAGAATCAGACACTGAAAAAGAAGCTGTATAA